Proteins encoded in a region of the Chryseobacterium piperi genome:
- a CDS encoding aspartate/glutamate racemase family protein: MGTHAGLTFQSKLLEFSNAQTDQEFIEFLYHNNSNIPDRTRAILYNEASPVPELIRSIQLMNNAEVDLVLSACMTSYYFFNIMTEVSNCPVLHPIRLVTDYINYQFPTAHKIGLLATTGTIHSRLFHGPIESSGKELITLDIHKQESVFMEAIYGENGLKSHTSSDKSIELLRSAADLLIQGGAEVLIAGCTEVSMVLSQKNVSIPFIDPMELMARSVYNKISNI, translated from the coding sequence ATGGGCACTCATGCAGGTCTTACTTTTCAATCAAAATTGTTAGAGTTTTCTAATGCACAAACAGATCAGGAGTTTATAGAGTTTCTATATCATAATAATTCTAATATACCTGACCGTACACGTGCAATACTTTATAATGAAGCATCACCTGTTCCTGAACTGATCCGTTCGATCCAATTGATGAATAATGCTGAAGTTGACTTGGTTCTGTCTGCATGTATGACATCTTATTATTTTTTTAATATCATGACGGAGGTGTCAAACTGTCCGGTACTTCATCCCATCCGACTAGTCACTGATTATATAAACTATCAATTTCCCACAGCACATAAAATAGGATTACTGGCAACTACCGGCACTATACATTCTCGCTTATTTCATGGTCCCATTGAATCTTCGGGAAAAGAATTAATAACTCTGGATATACATAAACAAGAATCGGTTTTTATGGAAGCAATATATGGAGAAAACGGATTAAAAAGTCATACTTCCTCGGATAAATCAATAGAGCTACTGCGCTCAGCAGCAGACCTATTGATTCAGGGAGGTGCAGAAGTATTAATTGCTGGTTGCACAGAAGTGTCTATGGTTTTAAGTCAGAAGAATGTAAGTATTCCTTTCATTGATCCGATGGAACTGATGGCCAGATCAGTATATAATAAAATAAGTAATATATAA
- a CDS encoding TauD/TfdA family dioxygenase: MEILKNNVDVLVHIGIPVIIEFKKALELEEFKTWLHEGHSGIEELMNLHGAIVFRGLEIDSAEKFEKVLNIVNTKYIDYKDGNSPRTKISGNIYTSTEYDQDFRITQHNELSYSSSWPKNLYLSCIQPSQEGGETPLADGRKVLERMDKELVDKIKNNKLLYIRNLHGGVGMGPSWQDTFELDNKNDVEDFCRAGDIHYEWKEDGGLRLSHLREGIIKTKNGEEVWFNQIDQFHPSHMEPEIYEALMLISGNNAEALPMYVCFGDGEPISDKVVKEIQQNIDAELNLTPWEKGDFLMVDNELISHGRMPFKGDRKVLVAMA, encoded by the coding sequence ATGGAAATATTAAAAAATAATGTAGATGTTTTAGTGCATATAGGAATACCTGTTATTATTGAGTTTAAAAAAGCTTTGGAATTAGAGGAATTTAAAACCTGGCTTCACGAAGGACATTCGGGTATTGAAGAGCTCATGAACCTACATGGAGCAATTGTATTTAGAGGGCTTGAGATTGACAGTGCTGAAAAATTCGAAAAAGTACTCAATATTGTCAATACTAAATACATAGATTATAAGGACGGAAATTCTCCACGTACAAAAATTTCTGGCAATATCTATACATCAACAGAGTATGATCAGGATTTCAGGATTACACAGCATAATGAACTATCCTATTCTTCCAGCTGGCCAAAAAATTTATATCTGTCTTGCATCCAACCGTCCCAAGAAGGAGGCGAAACCCCGCTGGCAGATGGTAGAAAAGTTTTGGAGCGAATGGATAAAGAATTGGTTGACAAAATAAAAAACAATAAGCTTTTGTATATCAGGAATTTACATGGTGGGGTTGGAATGGGGCCATCCTGGCAAGATACCTTTGAGTTGGATAATAAGAATGACGTGGAAGATTTTTGCCGTGCCGGGGATATTCACTATGAATGGAAAGAGGATGGTGGTTTACGTCTTTCTCATCTGCGTGAAGGAATTATTAAAACAAAAAATGGAGAAGAAGTATGGTTTAATCAGATCGATCAATTTCATCCTTCTCATATGGAACCCGAAATTTATGAGGCTCTTATGCTTATTTCAGGGAATAATGCTGAAGCCTTGCCCATGTATGTATGCTTTGGTGATGGAGAACCGATTTCCGATAAGGTAGTAAAAGAGATTCAGCAGAATATCGATGCGGAGTTGAACCTAACGCCATGGGAAAAAGGAGATTTTCTGATGGTTGATAATGAGCTAATCAGTCATGGTAGGATGCCTTTTAAAGGAGATAGAAAGGTACTTGTTGCAATGGCATAA